A window of the Henckelia pumila isolate YLH828 chromosome 3, ASM3356847v2, whole genome shotgun sequence genome harbors these coding sequences:
- the LOC140888195 gene encoding LOW QUALITY PROTEIN: BRASSINOSTEROID INSENSITIVE 1-associated receptor kinase 1-like (The sequence of the model RefSeq protein was modified relative to this genomic sequence to represent the inferred CDS: inserted 1 base in 1 codon) — protein MDRSTTWVFCSFFLSSILVLAQFSRVSANAEGDALNSLKNNLADPNSVLQSWDPTLVNPCTWFHVTCNNENSVTRVDLGNANLSGTLSPQLGLLPNLQYLELYSNNITGSIPNELGNLTSLVSLDLYLNSLVGPIPGTLGKLQKLRFLRLNNNSLTGQIPRSLTTIMTLQVLDLSNNHLTGQIPVNGSFQLFTPISFDNNQLDKLPVSPPPPLPPSSQSSSRVANSATGAIAGGVAAGAALLFAXPAIALAWYRRRKPEDHFFDVPAEEDPEVHLGQLKRFSLRELQVASDNFSNKNILGRGGFGKVYKGRLADGSLVAVKRLKEERTQGGELQFQTEVEMISMAVHRNLLRLRGFCMTPTERLLVYPYMANGSVASCLRDRPETQPPLDWPIRKRIALGSARGLAYLHDHCDPKIIHRDVKAANILLDEDFEAVVGDFGLAKLMDYKDTHVTTAVRGTIGHIAPEYLSTGKSSEKTDVFGYGVMLLELITGQRAFDLARLANDDDVMLLDWVRGLLKEKKLETLVDADLQGNYIDDEVEQLIQVALLCTQSSPLERPKMSEVVRMLEGDGLAERWEEWQKEEMFRQEFNHMHHPNTDWIINDSTSNIRPDELSGPR, from the exons ATGGATCGGTCAACTACCTGGGTTTTTTGCTCTTTTTTCTTGTCCTCAATACTTGTGCTTGCTCAATTTTCAAGGGTGTCTGCCAACGCCGAAG GGGATGCCTTGAATTCATTGAAGAACAATTTGGCTGATCCTAATAGTGTTCTCCAGAGTTGGGATCCGACCCTTGTTAACCCGTGCACGTGGTTTCATGTTACATGCAATAACGAAAATAGCGTCACTCGAGT CGATCTTGGCAATGCAAATTTGTCTGGCACCCTTTCCCCTCAGCTTGGTCTACTTCCAAATTTACAGTATCT GGAACTTTACAGTAACAATATTACTGGAAGTATTCCAAACGAACTAGGAAACTTGACAAGTTTGGTGAGCTTGGATCTTTATTTGAATAGCCTGGTTGGTCCAATCCCTGGCACATTGGGCAAACTTCAAAAGCTACGTTTCTT GAGGCTCAACAATAACAGTTTGACTGGACAAATCCCCCGGTCACTTACTACTATCATGACGCTTCAAGTCCT GGATCTTTCAAATAACCATCTGACAGGTCAAATTCCCGTCAATGGATCCTTTCAGCTTTTTACTCCTATCAG TTTTGACAATAATCAGTTGGATAAACTTCCTGTATCTCCACCTCCTCCACTTCCGCCATCATCTCAGTCTTCCTCTCGAG TTGCCAACAGTGCTACCGGAGCCATTGCAGGGGGAGTTGCTGCTGGAGCGGCCCTGCTATTTG GCCCGGCAATTGCGCTTGCTTGGTATCGTAGAAGAAAGCCAGAGGATCATTTCTTTGATGTTCCTG CTGAGGAGGATCCAGAAGTCCATCTGGGACAGCTCAAAAGATTTTCACTACGTGAATTGCAAGTTGCATCAGATAACTTCAGTAATAAAAATATCCTTGGCAGAGGTGGATTTGGTAAGGTTTACAAAGGTCGATTAGCTGATGGCTCTCTAGTAGCAGTAAAAAGACTGAAAGAAGAGCGCACTCAAGGTGGAGAGCTTCAATTCCAAACAGAAGTGGAAATGATCAGCATGGCTGTGCATCGAAATTTACTTCGCTTGCGTGGCTTTTGCATGACTCCTACAGAACGGTTGCTTGTTTATCCTTATATGGCTAATGGAAGTGTTGCATCGTGCTTGAGAG ATAGACCTGAAACTCAACCTCCACTTGATTGGCCAATAAGAAAACGGATAGCGTTGGGGTCTGCGAGGGGACTTGCTTATTTGCATGATCACTGTGACCCCAAAATCATTCATCGGGATGTCAAAGCTGCGAATATATTATTGGATGAGGACTTTGAAGCAGTTGTCGGTGACTTTGGGCTGGCCAAACTTATGGACTACAAGGATACTCATGTTACCACGGCTGTTCGTGGAACAATTGGTCATATTGCTCCCGAATATCTCTCCACCGGTAAATCTTCTGAGAAAACTGATGTTTTCGGTTATGGGGTCATGCTTCTTGAGCTGATCACTGGTCAGAGAGCTTTCGATCTTGCTCGACTTGCCAATGATGATGATGTGATGTTACTCGATTGG GTCAGGGGACTTTTGAAGGAAAAAAAGTTGGAGACACTCGTCGATGCGGATCTTCAAGGTAATTATATCGACGATGAAGTGGAACAGCTGATCCAAGTAGCTCTGCTCTGCACACAGAGCTCCCCGTTGGAGCGTCCAAAGATGTCGGAAGTCGTGAGGATGCTGGAGGGTGATGGTTTGGCTGAGAGGTGGGAAGAATGGCAGAAGGAAGAAATGTTCCGTCAAGAATTCAATCATATGCATCACCCGAACACTGATTGGATAATCAACGACTCCACTTCGAATATTCGGCCGGACGAATTATCCGGGCCAAGATGA